Proteins encoded in a region of the uncultured Paludibaculum sp. genome:
- a CDS encoding Dabb family protein yields MQLSSEWKKMIGATLFVVLLGAAIGVAANKYNKPKSVLHVVTLLYKDGTTEEQKKDVLEGIERMAAEVPGIKNVWLKGASVQGNYPYKQPDGSIKLRPVTDAFVIEFENEAAFQAYADHPAHRTWEKVYMNVRERSITSDITN; encoded by the coding sequence ATGCAATTGTCGAGTGAATGGAAAAAGATGATCGGCGCCACGCTCTTCGTGGTGCTTCTGGGCGCCGCCATCGGCGTGGCCGCCAACAAGTACAACAAACCCAAGTCGGTGCTGCATGTCGTCACGCTGCTTTATAAGGACGGCACGACGGAAGAGCAGAAGAAGGACGTGCTCGAAGGCATCGAACGGATGGCCGCGGAAGTACCCGGCATCAAGAACGTGTGGCTGAAGGGCGCCAGCGTCCAGGGAAATTACCCCTACAAACAGCCCGACGGCAGCATCAAACTCCGCCCGGTCACCGACGCCTTCGTGATTGAATTTGAAAACGAAGCCGCGTTCCAGGCGTACGCCGACCATCCGGCCCATCGCACCTGGGAGAAGGTGTACATGAACGTTCGCGAGCGCTCGATCACCAGCGACATCACCAACTAG
- a CDS encoding YoaK family protein encodes MSAAAQPSGAPAAQPDRSAALVVALLLLTFGTGLIDAVSFLGLGHIFTANMTGNIVFLGFASAGVPGLSIVRSLTSLGSFLLGAVAGGRFAQAFASISKRRWLFVSTLTEAALLGAALLAADGFDIRSGAPPQRLYVVIVTTAVAMGMRNATIRRLAVPDLTTTVLTLTLTGIAADSALAGGSHPRLNRRLAAVLLMFAGAAAGAFLLNYGLAAPLGLCLVSTLAAGTAFRSASLEK; translated from the coding sequence ATGAGCGCGGCGGCACAGCCGTCCGGTGCACCCGCGGCTCAGCCCGATCGCTCCGCCGCGTTGGTCGTCGCGTTGTTGCTCCTTACCTTCGGCACTGGCTTGATCGATGCGGTGAGCTTCCTCGGGCTCGGCCATATCTTCACGGCGAACATGACGGGAAATATCGTCTTTCTGGGCTTTGCATCCGCCGGAGTACCTGGCCTGTCGATTGTCCGCTCTCTGACTTCTCTCGGTTCGTTCCTCCTTGGGGCGGTGGCCGGAGGCCGTTTTGCGCAGGCCTTTGCGTCAATATCGAAGCGGCGCTGGCTTTTCGTCTCCACATTGACTGAGGCTGCACTGCTGGGAGCGGCGTTGCTCGCCGCCGACGGTTTCGACATCCGCTCCGGCGCGCCGCCGCAACGTCTGTACGTCGTCATCGTGACCACAGCCGTAGCCATGGGTATGCGCAATGCCACCATTCGCCGCCTGGCCGTGCCGGATCTCACGACGACGGTTCTTACACTCACACTCACTGGCATCGCCGCCGACTCGGCGCTCGCCGGTGGCTCCCATCCCCGGCTCAACCGCCGTCTGGCGGCCGTCCTCCTGATGTTCGCTGGAGCCGCTGCTGGCGCCTTCCTCCTCAACTACGGATTAGCCGCGCCGTTGGGCCTCTGTCTGGTCTCCACGTTGGCCGCCGGTACCGCTTTCCGGTCGGCATCGCTAGAGAAGTAG
- a CDS encoding ankyrin repeat domain-containing protein — translation MIAPLLLALLCCSDLHTAARSGDIETVGTLLSKGADPNAYDALGGTPLHDAAWSGEAAIVELLITYKANVNARHKEAGSTPLHYAVLMNRKQVVEILLKNGADLNAAYKNGATALHLAANRGHVELVRLLLDKGANVNVRDASGSTPLDEAAWKGEADVAALLLERGAKVNIRNEESGQTPLHEACVKGHEDVVKVLLDAGADVNARDNSNATPMDEALRYKHIRVMELLSAKGAPLSMERQLREAVLRGQTDVVAMMLSLGANPKPLLSDAALKGHRQIVELLIEHGADVNTVTPAGSTALHDAALAGQKAVVELLLDKGAKIDVPDADSGSTALHVAASWGRVEVVQVLLARGADPKLKTKAGRTPLDLARAGGFADSVALLEAALKPK, via the coding sequence ATGATCGCCCCCCTGCTGCTGGCTCTCCTCTGTTGCTCTGACCTCCATACAGCCGCCCGCAGCGGAGATATCGAAACCGTAGGCACTCTTCTCTCCAAAGGTGCGGATCCGAACGCCTATGACGCCCTGGGCGGGACCCCGCTCCATGACGCCGCATGGAGCGGCGAGGCCGCGATCGTCGAACTTCTCATCACCTACAAGGCCAACGTCAACGCTCGCCACAAAGAGGCTGGATCCACTCCTCTCCACTACGCCGTCCTGATGAATCGCAAGCAGGTAGTGGAGATCCTGCTCAAGAACGGGGCAGATCTCAACGCGGCTTACAAGAACGGAGCTACCGCGCTGCACCTGGCAGCCAACCGTGGGCATGTGGAACTCGTTCGCCTTCTACTCGACAAGGGAGCCAACGTCAACGTCCGCGATGCCAGTGGCTCCACTCCGCTGGATGAGGCGGCCTGGAAAGGGGAGGCCGATGTCGCCGCGCTCCTGCTAGAGCGCGGAGCCAAGGTTAACATCCGCAACGAGGAGTCCGGCCAGACCCCTCTGCATGAAGCCTGCGTCAAAGGGCACGAGGACGTCGTTAAGGTGCTGCTGGATGCCGGCGCGGACGTGAACGCACGCGACAACTCAAACGCCACACCCATGGACGAGGCCCTGCGCTACAAGCACATACGTGTCATGGAGCTTCTCTCGGCCAAGGGTGCGCCACTGAGTATGGAGCGCCAACTGCGTGAAGCCGTCCTACGCGGCCAGACGGATGTCGTGGCCATGATGCTCTCTCTCGGTGCCAATCCCAAGCCACTGCTCTCCGATGCCGCACTCAAGGGCCATCGCCAGATCGTCGAACTCCTGATCGAACACGGCGCGGACGTCAATACAGTCACACCGGCCGGTTCCACTGCACTTCACGACGCCGCTCTCGCCGGGCAGAAGGCGGTGGTCGAACTGCTGTTGGACAAAGGCGCGAAGATCGACGTCCCCGACGCCGACAGCGGCTCCACCGCGCTGCACGTAGCCGCCAGTTGGGGCCGAGTGGAGGTTGTTCAGGTGTTGCTCGCCCGAGGAGCGGATCCCAAGCTAAAGACGAAGGCGGGCCGCACTCCGCTGGACTTGGCCCGGGCCGGTGGCTTCGCCGACTCCGTGGCGCTGCTCGAAGCCGCGCTCAAACCGAAATAG
- a CDS encoding DUF6519 domain-containing protein, translating into MNGDFSRLTFDARNHYSAVLQQQGRVGLDADWNNMVEIILRRLAVETVDVIGKCGRPQDPAVGGFKVTVPSGPKMEFSKGRFYAGGLLAENAKQRDYNQQPDWPVWQKAEWEAVFGAGSWLGFDPTKITGARRDLVYLEVWDRHVTALNEEALRDASNRTADFPDAPVDASWVRERALGGPDTCTRLRTVAQVKLYAGIGNVADCGAACAKLEADRPPKTRGTMQLFVLSTPPVNKPCEEPQTGGYGGAENRLYRVQIHDPGPAGTATFKWSTENGAFTVRVMEDAKQKIPAGTAITIQSLGNDQVIQLHKGDWVELCGEETELGGFRNPVAQITDAPVAKPDGMFTVKLSAAVVVPSAPFLRRWDAPVKIITLNVANQLDDGSGLNVKFFDENGGLTGVQYFHDLDYWVWSARVGTRDVEPQALVDAPQPVRGIERHYCCLALIDWTSGTALTPKQVIDCAPEFPPLTDLPEGGDCGCCCTITVGDGKTSHGQFQTIVEAITNLPPWVDEKTPTAVICIQQGTYNLPGILPLIRDKVIIRGCGPGTIVRTPVGGFLLKDRNRVVITGVQFEELLEQPAVLVSNGREIQIRDNSFVALDKAKTPCVALAGNQIRFTGNQVNGIEGNHEADSGLFVTGFTDDMEIRCNSFGPYLAGGILIDQEKSDDTKLSTARNILIDGNHFLSLAGPAIFSTGLNLDLADVRIQNNSIVSSGRGKTVRSTIVAPGLIELQDVRHVAIVDNDIVRNNIAESTAILLGTAAGAVIRNNRVQGNGVENDRRAQMGVYVANAIPSSDDGVTIDDWPALDISGNQIHTEFGTTVYAAGFGRMRVTGNTLTRVGLNLAELKLASTVQINNSGVDEFKAGAAGFAALSSNYAVYVPTVEAQAQAIPMVGGEVLFAHNQCTLVVAKPGQGDGPSFISVRIQCLDDLGFHANQLRIRLNKDVRIDTNASLEATTLRITDNRFVESPVESFRFSCRGKGELLTATGNQSTHCLDFSGGLTAINLNLIRPQLATILKCAAVNFPTTTQPAPPVTAGIVVLDAPLSIQAIGQEDLTKRATRLAKLAKAEEDPRRRTQLLYQAAVAQTGKDRLEAAGKVAKTDANAFILQVNVSRADGKPPKGFMVSISDAAGKLKDRRPAVAVNDQGSAIFTLPAGEFPDLAKDKLPIFVRVTDATGAEVPTQSAGIPFETGKVAIVVVTA; encoded by the coding sequence TTCTCCAAGGGGCGCTTCTACGCTGGAGGACTGCTGGCCGAGAATGCCAAACAGCGCGACTACAACCAACAGCCAGACTGGCCCGTCTGGCAGAAGGCCGAGTGGGAGGCCGTCTTCGGTGCGGGCTCCTGGCTTGGCTTTGATCCAACCAAGATCACGGGTGCCCGCCGCGATCTGGTCTATCTCGAGGTCTGGGACCGTCATGTCACCGCGCTCAACGAGGAGGCTCTCCGCGACGCCTCCAATCGCACGGCTGACTTCCCCGACGCGCCCGTCGATGCCTCCTGGGTTCGCGAGCGCGCTCTAGGGGGGCCTGATACCTGCACTCGCCTCCGTACCGTTGCCCAGGTGAAGCTCTATGCCGGCATCGGCAACGTGGCCGACTGTGGTGCTGCCTGCGCCAAGCTGGAGGCTGACCGGCCGCCGAAGACGCGCGGCACCATGCAGCTCTTTGTGCTCTCCACCCCACCCGTCAATAAACCCTGCGAAGAGCCGCAGACCGGCGGCTATGGCGGAGCCGAGAATCGCCTCTATCGTGTCCAGATCCACGATCCCGGACCCGCCGGCACCGCCACCTTCAAATGGTCCACCGAGAACGGCGCCTTCACCGTCCGCGTCATGGAAGACGCGAAGCAGAAGATCCCGGCCGGCACCGCCATCACAATTCAATCCTTGGGCAACGACCAGGTCATCCAATTGCACAAGGGCGACTGGGTGGAACTCTGCGGTGAAGAGACCGAACTGGGCGGCTTCCGCAACCCCGTCGCGCAGATCACCGACGCGCCTGTCGCCAAACCAGACGGTATGTTCACGGTGAAGCTCTCAGCCGCGGTCGTCGTACCCAGCGCACCCTTCCTGCGCCGCTGGGATGCTCCGGTGAAGATCATCACACTGAATGTCGCGAACCAACTCGACGACGGCAGTGGACTCAACGTGAAGTTCTTCGATGAGAACGGCGGCCTCACTGGAGTGCAGTATTTTCACGACCTCGACTATTGGGTTTGGTCCGCCCGTGTCGGCACGCGCGATGTGGAACCGCAGGCTCTGGTCGATGCACCACAGCCCGTGCGAGGCATCGAACGGCACTACTGCTGTCTTGCGCTCATCGATTGGACCAGCGGCACGGCCCTGACGCCGAAGCAGGTGATCGACTGCGCGCCTGAGTTCCCTCCGCTTACCGATCTGCCGGAAGGCGGCGACTGCGGCTGTTGCTGCACTATCACCGTCGGCGACGGCAAAACCAGCCACGGTCAGTTCCAGACCATTGTCGAAGCCATCACCAATCTTCCGCCTTGGGTTGATGAGAAAACACCCACGGCCGTCATCTGCATCCAGCAGGGTACCTACAATCTGCCCGGCATTCTTCCGCTCATCCGCGACAAGGTCATCATCCGGGGTTGTGGGCCGGGCACCATCGTCCGAACACCCGTAGGCGGCTTTCTCCTCAAAGACCGCAATCGCGTCGTCATCACCGGTGTTCAGTTCGAGGAACTGCTCGAACAACCCGCCGTCCTCGTCTCGAACGGCCGTGAGATACAGATTCGCGACAACTCTTTCGTCGCCCTGGACAAGGCCAAGACCCCCTGTGTCGCCTTGGCCGGCAACCAGATCCGGTTCACTGGCAATCAAGTCAATGGAATCGAGGGCAACCATGAAGCCGATAGCGGGCTATTTGTCACCGGCTTCACCGATGACATGGAGATCCGCTGCAACTCTTTCGGGCCATACCTTGCCGGCGGCATCCTGATCGACCAGGAGAAGTCCGACGATACGAAACTCTCCACGGCGCGAAACATCCTCATCGACGGCAATCACTTCCTGAGCTTGGCCGGACCAGCCATCTTCTCCACAGGCTTGAACCTCGATTTGGCGGACGTCCGCATTCAGAACAACTCCATTGTCTCCAGCGGCCGTGGCAAGACCGTCCGTTCGACCATCGTCGCGCCAGGACTCATCGAGCTTCAGGACGTTCGTCATGTAGCCATCGTCGACAACGACATTGTCCGCAACAATATCGCCGAATCCACGGCCATTCTGTTGGGCACTGCGGCGGGTGCCGTCATCCGGAACAACCGCGTCCAGGGCAATGGCGTCGAGAACGATCGCCGGGCCCAGATGGGGGTCTACGTCGCCAACGCCATTCCCTCCAGCGACGATGGCGTCACCATTGACGACTGGCCCGCTCTCGATATCAGCGGCAACCAGATCCACACCGAGTTTGGCACCACCGTCTATGCTGCCGGTTTCGGACGTATGCGAGTTACTGGCAATACCCTGACGCGCGTCGGACTCAACCTGGCGGAACTCAAGCTTGCCTCCACGGTTCAGATCAACAACTCTGGTGTCGACGAGTTCAAAGCCGGAGCCGCGGGATTCGCGGCCCTTTCGTCCAACTATGCCGTCTACGTGCCCACCGTTGAGGCGCAGGCCCAGGCAATTCCGATGGTCGGCGGCGAGGTCCTGTTTGCCCACAATCAGTGCACACTTGTAGTCGCCAAGCCTGGCCAAGGGGACGGCCCATCATTCATCTCCGTTCGCATCCAGTGTCTGGATGATCTCGGCTTTCACGCCAACCAGCTGCGCATCCGGCTAAACAAAGACGTACGCATCGACACGAATGCGTCGCTGGAGGCCACCACCTTGCGCATCACCGACAACCGTTTTGTCGAAAGCCCTGTTGAGTCCTTCCGTTTCTCCTGTCGAGGAAAAGGGGAACTCCTCACCGCCACAGGCAACCAGTCCACACATTGCCTCGACTTTAGCGGTGGCCTCACCGCCATCAATCTGAACCTGATTCGCCCGCAGTTGGCCACCATCCTGAAGTGTGCCGCCGTGAACTTCCCCACTACGACGCAACCCGCGCCGCCTGTCACTGCCGGCATCGTGGTCCTCGACGCTCCCCTCTCAATCCAGGCCATAGGCCAGGAGGACCTGACGAAGCGTGCCACGCGCCTCGCCAAGCTGGCGAAGGCCGAGGAGGATCCGCGGCGCCGCACCCAGTTGCTCTACCAGGCAGCTGTCGCGCAAACCGGGAAAGACCGGCTGGAGGCGGCCGGCAAGGTCGCGAAGACCGACGCTAATGCCTTCATCCTCCAGGTGAACGTGTCGCGCGCCGACGGCAAGCCGCCCAAGGGCTTCATGGTCTCCATCAGCGACGCAGCGGGCAAACTGAAAGACCGGCGTCCCGCCGTCGCCGTCAACGACCAGGGCTCCGCCATCTTTACCTTGCCTGCCGGCGAGTTTCCAGATCTGGCGAAAGACAAACTCCCCATCTTCGTCCGCGTGACTGATGCTACTGGAGCCGAAGTTCCCACTCAGAGCGCCGGTATCCCCTTCGAAACTGGCAAGGTGGCCATCGTGGTGGTGACGGCATAG
- a CDS encoding DNA starvation/stationary phase protection protein: MTTRTINPAAIPSTEFFTPDAVDEISRSLQALLADCFALYIKTKNFHWHMTGRHFRDYHLLLDEQAGQIFAITDDIAERARKLGGPAIHSIGEIARLQRLKDNNAGSVSPLDMLTELCTDNRILANELRASHEICDRHNDVATASLIEVWIDEAERRAWFLAETVRDC; encoded by the coding sequence ATGACTACCCGCACAATCAACCCCGCCGCTATTCCATCGACGGAGTTCTTCACTCCCGATGCTGTCGATGAGATTTCCCGGTCGCTGCAGGCCCTGCTCGCCGACTGCTTCGCCCTCTACATCAAAACCAAGAACTTTCACTGGCACATGACCGGCAGGCACTTTCGCGACTACCATCTGTTGCTCGACGAACAGGCTGGCCAGATCTTCGCCATCACCGACGACATCGCCGAGCGCGCGCGCAAGCTCGGTGGCCCTGCCATCCATTCCATTGGTGAGATTGCGCGCCTGCAGCGGCTGAAGGACAACAACGCCGGATCTGTGAGCCCCCTCGACATGCTCACCGAACTCTGCACTGACAACCGTATCCTGGCGAATGAACTCCGCGCCTCGCATGAGATCTGCGACCGGCACAACGATGTCGCCACCGCCAGTCTGATTGAGGTCTGGATCGACGAGGCCGAACGCCGTGCCTGGTTCCTGGCCGAGACAGTCCGCGATTGCTGA
- a CDS encoding CPBP family intramembrane glutamic endopeptidase, protein MLPWVAAAVLLEVAAYLSLASERTRQWWTHERVTILAPLPYLLYAWPLHILNWASVVAILTAVGLVTYWFALLPRNRFTDTGFVILMAAPVALKLLGFVYARPHPGLRLEFLGHLLWIRAGILAVLHDRGVDGVGFGFWPQLREWKIGAVFYLALFPVVAALAALTGFATFTWPPWTWQETTLRAVGTFAGIFWVVALSEDFFFCGLLQRWIGIAATSVLFGLVHLGYRDFPNWRFALVAAVTGVFYCLAFRRAGGIRAAMVTHALTVTTWRVLFK, encoded by the coding sequence GTGCTCCCCTGGGTAGCCGCCGCCGTTCTGCTGGAAGTCGCCGCCTACCTCAGCCTTGCCTCCGAACGCACTCGCCAGTGGTGGACCCACGAGCGCGTAACGATCCTCGCGCCCCTCCCTTACCTGCTCTACGCCTGGCCGCTCCACATCCTCAACTGGGCCAGCGTCGTCGCCATCCTCACCGCCGTCGGCCTGGTCACTTACTGGTTCGCCCTGCTGCCCCGCAACCGGTTCACCGACACCGGCTTTGTCATCCTGATGGCCGCGCCGGTGGCTCTCAAGCTCCTCGGTTTCGTCTATGCCCGGCCGCATCCCGGGTTGCGTCTGGAGTTCCTCGGCCACTTATTGTGGATCCGTGCGGGAATCCTTGCCGTCCTGCACGATCGTGGCGTGGACGGAGTCGGCTTCGGCTTCTGGCCTCAACTCCGGGAATGGAAGATCGGTGCCGTCTTCTACCTGGCGCTGTTCCCCGTCGTGGCCGCCCTCGCCGCGCTCACCGGCTTTGCCACCTTCACCTGGCCCCCCTGGACGTGGCAGGAAACCACCCTCCGCGCCGTCGGCACCTTTGCCGGCATCTTCTGGGTTGTGGCCCTCAGCGAAGATTTCTTCTTTTGCGGTCTGCTCCAGCGTTGGATTGGTATTGCGGCCACGTCCGTACTCTTCGGACTCGTCCACCTGGGCTACCGCGACTTCCCCAACTGGCGCTTCGCCCTAGTCGCGGCCGTCACCGGCGTCTTTTACTGTCTGGCTTTTCGCCGCGCCGGCGGGATCCGCGCGGCGATGGTCACCCATGCCCTCACGGTCACCACCTGGCGGGTCCTTTTCAAGTGA
- a CDS encoding aminotransferase class I/II-fold pyridoxal phosphate-dependent enzyme — MAKQRGNPSSHPSTAVLTRGFDPRLSVGSARPAVFRSSTYVFHTPEAAERAFDLVSGRKDVEPGEVPDLIYSRFNHPNAEILEDQIVPLEEGSEWAVVFNSGMAAIMTSLMALLRPGDCMLYTVPLYGGTQNLIHELLEPFGIECRPVVAGHAADLDAAIRSTPNLKVILIETPANPTMVMTDIKRACILAGDLSSKPVVMVDNTFLGPTFQHPMTLGADLVLYSATKYLGGFSDLLAGVALGADPEIQKKLRAKRGLFGNILQPDECWILDGRLPTVSLRMNRQSKNAQRIAESLVNRKEIRKVYYPTLFDDPEQIRVRLSQCDYPGAMIALELQGGKPAAFEFLRHLELAHNAVSLGGMETLVCHPGSTTHSGCSEEERRIAGITGGLVRISVGVEDWRDLLRDFEQALDHIAATVLT; from the coding sequence ATGGCCAAACAACGTGGCAATCCTAGTTCGCATCCTTCTACCGCGGTGCTGACTCGCGGGTTCGATCCGCGGCTCTCGGTTGGTTCGGCCCGGCCGGCGGTGTTCCGCAGCTCGACGTACGTCTTTCATACCCCCGAAGCGGCCGAGCGCGCCTTTGACCTGGTTTCGGGCCGCAAAGACGTGGAACCGGGTGAGGTGCCCGACCTGATCTACTCCCGGTTCAATCACCCGAACGCTGAGATCCTGGAGGACCAGATCGTTCCGCTGGAGGAAGGGTCCGAGTGGGCGGTGGTGTTCAACTCCGGGATGGCCGCCATCATGACATCCCTGATGGCGCTTCTGCGGCCAGGCGACTGCATGCTCTACACGGTGCCGCTGTATGGAGGCACCCAGAACTTGATCCACGAATTGCTGGAGCCCTTCGGAATCGAATGCCGGCCTGTGGTCGCGGGCCACGCTGCCGATCTGGATGCAGCCATCCGGAGCACGCCCAACTTGAAGGTGATCCTGATCGAGACCCCGGCGAATCCGACGATGGTGATGACCGACATCAAGCGGGCCTGCATTTTGGCGGGGGACCTGAGCTCGAAGCCGGTGGTGATGGTGGACAACACGTTTCTAGGACCGACGTTCCAGCATCCGATGACGTTGGGCGCTGACCTGGTACTGTATTCGGCCACCAAGTATCTGGGTGGCTTCAGCGATTTGCTGGCTGGCGTGGCGCTTGGGGCGGATCCGGAAATCCAGAAGAAGCTCCGGGCAAAGCGGGGTTTGTTCGGCAACATTCTTCAGCCCGACGAGTGCTGGATTCTGGATGGGCGGTTGCCGACCGTGTCCCTGCGAATGAACCGCCAGAGCAAGAACGCGCAGCGGATCGCCGAGAGCTTGGTGAACCGCAAGGAGATCCGGAAGGTTTACTACCCGACCCTGTTCGACGATCCGGAGCAGATCCGGGTCAGGTTGTCGCAGTGCGATTACCCGGGGGCGATGATTGCGTTGGAACTGCAGGGTGGAAAGCCCGCGGCCTTTGAGTTCCTGAGACATCTGGAGCTGGCCCACAACGCGGTGTCGCTCGGTGGTATGGAGACGTTGGTGTGCCATCCGGGCAGTACCACTCACTCAGGCTGTTCCGAGGAGGAACGGAGGATAGCGGGCATCACCGGCGGGTTGGTGCGGATCTCTGTGGGTGTCGAAGACTGGCGCGATCTGCTGCGTGACTTCGAGCAGGCGCTGGATCACATCGCGGCGACCGTGCTCACTTGA
- a CDS encoding DinB family protein has product MKQMLAGQMAAMKEYFDRSTRALEEADSGFAPQAGLFTTAQVVAHVAQTVEWFLDGAFAATGFSLDFEKMDAEVRAVTSLTAAHAWFEKACATVQASIAAHSEEEWLAALPPGPIMGGLPRVAIFNALTDHTAHHRGALTVYTRLLNKVPPMPYMDM; this is encoded by the coding sequence ATGAAACAGATGCTTGCTGGCCAGATGGCCGCCATGAAGGAATACTTTGACCGTTCCACCCGCGCCCTGGAAGAAGCCGATTCCGGGTTCGCTCCGCAAGCGGGATTATTCACCACAGCCCAGGTTGTCGCTCACGTCGCCCAGACCGTCGAATGGTTTCTGGATGGGGCGTTTGCCGCCACCGGCTTCAGTCTCGACTTCGAGAAAATGGACGCCGAAGTACGAGCAGTCACGTCGCTCACTGCGGCCCATGCCTGGTTCGAGAAGGCCTGCGCCACGGTTCAGGCGTCCATTGCAGCCCACTCGGAAGAGGAATGGCTCGCCGCTCTCCCCCCTGGTCCCATCATGGGCGGCCTCCCGCGGGTTGCCATTTTCAACGCCCTTACGGATCACACGGCCCACCACCGCGGAGCCCTCACTGTCTACACGCGCCTCCTCAACAAGGTGCCGCCCATGCCGTACATGGACATGTAG
- a CDS encoding cupin domain-containing protein, whose product MQPVNLREKFAQFHEHWNPQTVGELNGQAVRLVKFQGEFVWHHHDNEDEMFLVVQGRFRMEFQDHSCWLSEGEFLIVPRGVEHRPVAEEEVHVLLFEPTATVNTGNAGGPRTAPNVHL is encoded by the coding sequence ATGCAACCAGTCAATCTACGCGAGAAATTTGCGCAGTTTCACGAGCACTGGAACCCCCAAACCGTTGGCGAACTCAACGGCCAAGCCGTCCGTCTGGTCAAGTTTCAGGGTGAGTTCGTCTGGCACCACCACGACAACGAGGACGAGATGTTCCTTGTCGTGCAGGGCCGCTTCCGTATGGAATTCCAGGACCACTCCTGCTGGTTGTCCGAAGGAGAATTCCTCATCGTGCCGCGGGGCGTCGAACACCGCCCCGTGGCCGAAGAAGAGGTCCATGTCTTGCTGTTCGAGCCAACAGCCACTGTAAACACCGGCAACGCCGGGGGCCCCAGGACCGCTCCGAACGTGCACTTGTAG
- a CDS encoding fumarylacetoacetate hydrolase family protein, with translation MRRYVRIATEPAVPVTAPDSHPGVLRGILHDDRILLPDGRSLPLAQARMLPAVSPTKIVCVGRNYAEHAKELGNAVPTEPLIFMKPPSSLNGHRGDIVYPKISQMVSFEGEVGVVIGRRARRIKQQDADAYVAGYTIVNDMTARDLQKKDGQWTRGKGFDTFCPVGPCWVPREEIDFKTLRVTTRVNGEVRQDAPVTDMIFSVGAILQFVTEFMTLEPGDLIATGTPPGVGPVNPGDVIQVEVPGIGVLENTMVAE, from the coding sequence ATGCGCCGCTACGTCAGAATTGCCACCGAGCCCGCCGTACCCGTCACCGCCCCGGACTCCCATCCCGGCGTCCTTCGCGGAATCCTCCATGATGATCGTATTCTCCTGCCTGACGGCCGGTCCCTACCCCTCGCCCAAGCCCGGATGCTGCCCGCCGTCTCGCCAACAAAGATTGTCTGTGTGGGGCGAAACTACGCCGAACATGCCAAGGAGCTTGGCAATGCCGTGCCAACTGAGCCCCTCATCTTCATGAAGCCGCCTTCCTCACTGAATGGACATCGGGGCGATATTGTCTACCCCAAGATCTCCCAGATGGTCTCGTTCGAGGGGGAAGTGGGCGTGGTGATCGGCCGCCGGGCGCGACGCATCAAACAGCAGGATGCCGACGCCTATGTTGCAGGCTACACCATCGTCAACGACATGACCGCGCGCGACTTGCAGAAGAAGGACGGCCAGTGGACCCGTGGCAAGGGTTTCGATACATTCTGTCCGGTTGGCCCATGCTGGGTGCCCCGCGAAGAGATTGATTTTAAAACGCTTCGTGTTACGACGCGGGTGAATGGCGAGGTCCGTCAGGATGCCCCGGTCACCGATATGATCTTCAGTGTGGGTGCTATTCTACAGTTCGTAACGGAGTTTATGACGCTCGAGCCGGGTGATCTGATCGCCACCGGCACTCCTCCTGGCGTCGGTCCGGTGAACCCGGGCGACGTGATCCAGGTAGAGGTGCCCGGTATTGGGGTTCTGGAAAACACCATGGTTGCTGAGTAA